The genomic region CTCTGTAAATTGAAACGAAACAGCTATTAACAGACCTAGCTATGTACTCGGAAGAGAGATAAGATATGCTAGCAAGACTAGGACATGCTTTTAAAATAGctaaaagcgcttttggtgaaaatgtttttgaaatcaatcCGTAAAAATGAAAGTGAATCttgaaaaaaacacttgaagtaattccttcaagtgtttttggaacccataaatattttctctaaaagcgctttcagtcattttaaaagcactaaACAAGCCCTATGATGTTTGAATAAGGAACTCACCTTTTGTTATGGCGCTACAGACTCAAGCTGATGTTTGATCTCTTCTTATCCCGATTTTTCGTAATTCCCCCAGGTAAGAAGCTATATCTTGAATGAACGTCAGTCCCTCCTCACCGTATCTAAGCGAGTTAATCGTGTGTTCAAGAAACTCTCGGTCTGCCTCGAGTGTCTTCAACCTCTTAAGAACATTGGAACTCAGGACCCGGAGAGAAGCTAAATCAGTCACTTGACGGAGATCTGCAGAGTTTGGCCTGCTGCTATGAAAATCACATTGTCCCTTGCCATTTGACAGAGGGTTTTCAAGTGATTCAGTATGCCCCGACGATGATACATACACTTCATGTTGCACTGGCAGGTCATTCTCTCGTTTTGCAACAGCTTCTTGGGAGCCTCCATTTTCAGAACAATCACCTTCGGACGAATCCAAGTTTACCCCATTGGTAGAGAACAAAGAAAGTGACTTCTCTAAAATCTCTAGATATTGTAAGATTTGTTTCTTCTCATCTTCGAAATCCAAAAGTGAAGTTTTTACACTACCACCATCCTCATCACCAAAAGTCGTCGCGGCTCCTTCAACTTTGCTGTGTGTATGAGGCTTTCCATAATCCACGTGTTTATGTACACTTGAACTGTGTTCCATGTTGCTTGATTCAGAATGATCGACCCCAATATCCCTTGCCTGAATATCACCAGTTGTCTCTGCTAGATTAGCGAGCATCGATTCATTGGGATACTTAATCCTATACAATTCCAGCTCCGCTTCTAGATCTTGTATCTCCTTCTCTTTCTCGACAAGAAGGTCTTCTGTCTTTTGCAGCGCTTCATTATCATACTCGGCTTGCTCTTCTATCATTCTTAGCTGCTGGAGTGCTTCCATATGGAGCGCTGCTTTCTCCTCTTGCAGTCTTGTAATCATCGCCATTGCTTGATCTGAAGCAATTGCAGAAgcatttctttcttcctccaaCTCCTTATACAAAGCGCTCATAATTTTCTTGTCATGCTCAACCTGCCGCTTTAATCGATCAGCAATACTCTCACCCTCAATTTCACTGACAACGCTCCCGTCTAGAGACAGCCCAGACTCATTTCTTTCAAGTGAGATCCTCTTGCTAAGTATCTGCATTCCAAAAGAATTGGAAGTATCGGAAGCTTTCAAATCACCACTATTTGCAGACAATCTCGGACTCATTACACTTCCACTGTTTGCAGACAATCTCGGACTCATTGCCCTTCCACTATTTGCAGACAATCTCGGACTCATTGTGCTTGTTGATTGCTCAAGCCCTCGATTAGCAGACAATTGTGACAGCAAGAGCTTCAAATCTTCACTAGCTTTTGAAGAGTCCTTCCCAATCCATTTTTCTGCAACCCCACCAGACAAATGCTTTCCTTTACTAACAACAACAAGCTTATAAGCATCACCAAGATCTAGAACATTGGTTACTTGCACATCAGCATTGCTTGAAACGGGGTTTGTTTCCACACCTGTTTCAGATGTTGTAAGTGGCCTGACTTCTTCCTTGTACAATTCCCCAGATTCCACCACAGATGTTTGATCGATTTCACGAGTTCCAGTAACATCAACTGAGAGAAACCACCACAGACAAGATTGATGATTGTGAAGTTAACTTACTGCAGTAAACAATGGGTGCTTAATGCACAAGCATTTCATACAAGAAGCAATAAGATGTTGAATTCAAAGAGGAAAAAACTAACGAAATCAAGACAATGCGGAACAGAGGAAACTGAAAAAAGTTCGAACTCACTTCTTTGTTTTGATACTTCAATTGGGGGTTTCATTGCATTTGATGATGGAGTGGGACTGTCAACAACAGGTCCAGTTGACGCAGGGACATCAGCCTTGCTCTCAACTTGTTGCCAGTTAAGTTCCTCCAGTCCATTGGAAATAGCTAAAGTAGATGCTACAGATGTACTATCATGGGACATAAGATCAACTTGTACCTCTGACACCAAAACTGGAGGCTCAGGAGCAGATGCTGGATCTCTTGAAGCTGGAGTAATAACGCGAGGCTCAACATATTGAGATAAATCTTTCTTGCAATCGTGGCTTTCAGGAATCAAAGCActtgcatcatcatcatcatcagaatAATGAACTTCCGATTCAGTATCAGAATTAACCTTGAGCTCGGTATATCCAACATGAGATAAAGGGTGAAGCCCGCTGTCTCGAATATGAGTGGTTCTCACTGACATAGATGGTTCATCTTGTTTCCTCAGTTCTTTATGATTACGTTCAATAACATGAGAGATGGGCACATCAAGTTCAGCCTCCGATTCTAAAATCTTTTTCTGAATCAACTTTTGAGAATCCCCCCGAGAAATCCACGGCTGATTGCAACAAGAACAAAACGTTCTGCTTGAAGAGCAAGGATTATGACCCCGGAGTATTGGGTCCTGATCAACATCAAATTTAGGATCGTCCCCCAACTTACCCACCAGTAATATGTATGTCTCAGCATTGGATCTATTAATTGTTGCAAATGAGAAGAGGCAACTCTCACACATTCCATGAACATCTACGAGCTTATTGTGAGCATGGCAAAGAACTAATGAAGAAATCTCTGACTTATGATTGCCGCAGAACAGGTCCCAATGATAACCAAGTTTTTCCTTGCCCAAAACATGATCAATCCTTGAACACAGCAGGCAAGGCGCTCGCAATCCACAGTAATAAGCAAACTTCGTAATTATGTATGAGAATAT from Pyrus communis chromosome 9, drPyrComm1.1, whole genome shotgun sequence harbors:
- the LOC137745004 gene encoding myosin-binding protein 1-like; the encoded protein is MAASGTSSALSQKAPQDWSKALVYAFFEWLLIFVLFVDAIFSYIITKFAYYCGLRAPCLLCSRIDHVLGKEKLGYHWDLFCGNHKSEISSLVLCHAHNKLVDVHGMCESCLFSFATINRSNAETYILLVGKLGDDPKFDVDQDPILRGHNPCSSSRTFCSCCNQPWISRGDSQKLIQKKILESEAELDVPISHVIERNHKELRKQDEPSMSVRTTHIRDSGLHPLSHVGYTELKVNSDTESEVHYSDDDDDASALIPESHDCKKDLSQYVEPRVITPASRDPASAPEPPVLVSEVQVDLMSHDSTSVASTLAISNGLEELNWQQVESKADVPASTGPVVDSPTPSSNAMKPPIEVSKQRIDVTGTREIDQTSVVESGELYKEEVRPLTTSETGVETNPVSSNADVQVTNVLDLGDAYKLVVVSKGKHLSGGVAEKWIGKDSSKASEDLKLLLSQLSANRGLEQSTSTMSPRLSANSGRAMSPRLSANSGSVMSPRLSANSGDLKASDTSNSFGMQILSKRISLERNESGLSLDGSVVSEIEGESIADRLKRQVEHDKKIMSALYKELEEERNASAIASDQAMAMITRLQEEKAALHMEALQQLRMIEEQAEYDNEALQKTEDLLVEKEKEIQDLEAELELYRIKYPNESMLANLAETTGDIQARDIGVDHSESSNMEHSSSVHKHVDYGKPHTHSKVEGAATTFGDEDGGSVKTSLLDFEDEKKQILQYLEILEKSLSLFSTNGVNLDSSEGDCSENGGSQEAVAKRENDLPVQHEVYVSSSGHTESLENPLSNGKGQCDFHSSRPNSADLRQVTDLASLRVLSSNVLKRLKTLEADREFLEHTINSLRYGEEGLTFIQDIASYLGELRKIGIRRDQTSA